In Niallia sp. FSL W8-0635, one genomic interval encodes:
- a CDS encoding DUF1048 domain-containing protein, translating into MSIFEKIIGSLEDKREWKEMEARAKALPVEYHHAYKAIQKYMWTAGGAPTDWKDSSRIFSGILELLEEGAAEGKQVTDLTGEDVAAFCDELVKDEQTWKDKYRKKLIDTIGRG; encoded by the coding sequence ATGAGTATTTTTGAAAAAATTATTGGCAGTTTGGAAGATAAGCGTGAATGGAAGGAGATGGAGGCACGTGCGAAGGCTCTTCCGGTTGAGTACCACCATGCATACAAGGCTATTCAAAAATATATGTGGACTGCTGGTGGTGCTCCGACCGACTGGAAGGACAGCAGTCGTATCTTTTCCGGTATACTGGAGCTCTTGGAGGAAGGAGCAGCGGAAGGCAAGCAAGTTACTGACCTAACAGGCGAGGATGTAGCAGCTTTTTGTGACGAGCTAGTGAAGGATGAGCAAACTTGGAAGGATAAGTATCGTAAGAAGTTGATCGATACCATTGGTCGTGGATAA
- a CDS encoding carbohydrate-binding protein, with protein sequence MSLWLSLPYAAFAYSNPMDLPESWTWDSGEYYGEGDPFILKHNGIYYLYVSTVDDKSGVKAWTSEDLMDWKYAGLVTEEPTTKAAYAPEVVYWNGEFYMYTSPGGNGHYVYKSSSPLGPFKKQTDNLGMGIDGHVFIDDDGKWYFYSTGSNRIDARSMPSPTEFGKATDTGAKMNGWTEGATVLKRNGKYYMTYTGNHIWNKAYRIDYGVSDSPNVGFTTNKEQNPLLLNTEGENVGLGHNTVVRGPDLDSDYIVYHSHANPGRYINFDRIAWNGDKMLVLGPTTSDQPDPALPDFSDRFARTDIGEDWKNVNGGKWSITDDSSNWLEQKTLDDTKWYRQVSKAATNKEYTAEFNLKMVEKGESENPRLGVVFSYTDEKNYGTAVLSPEHNRLETNFVVDGEEQGWEYADLPEGYDYTKLHQMRVEKSEDTFRIFVDGMQKQTREVRNIGAGSIGYTTSDVHGAFGYTASSNKVDGSNAFDAYKPLPGKVEAVHYNAGGEGVGYHDKTSKEDVNPYRQDHVDIADDSDGSYYVESNEKGEWLKYNVNIAEEGLYNLDLRVGSSSKDAKVRILLDGKTDITGDVSIPQSTDWRTFSIEKLKLPKGKHTLTMEVVKGSFDFSSFKVQGYKAVDSLYDDFNDGDAEGWDEIEGTWKVGPFEEQNIDFDEYKKVPGVINAAYYNTGGEGVAYHDTTAENIGGVFRRDSVDIRTNPEGGGYAVGWNQTGEWLKYNVNVQEAGEYNLKLYVATTFTSAKARIWLDDETDLTGVIDVPATGGWNNWQPVIKNGITLPKGNHTLKLEFVEGEFDFTKMELTSFDIPRSLPGLIEAEDYNTGGQNVAYYDKTEGNAGDEYRNDDVDIRKLSEGDYAVSSIQTGEWLTYDVDILEEGSYGLDLLVSSVSDGAKVKILLDDEIDVTDEIALPKTGSVDTWKNVSLQDIALPAGKHTLKVVAVEGDFELSKFMFHQFDKHKKLPGKIMAADYITGGEGVAYHDNTIENIGGEYRQDAVDIRVNTEGGYNVGWNQTGEWLKYNVDIAEAGTYDLAINVATTYKDSQIRLWLDDSVDLTGVIDVPSTGDWNTWGNVIKEDVSLPAGKHTIKVEIVKGEYDFNYFEFLEEIEVTEPQIIGEYNASSETFAKSVIGEKEWKDYIVEADVKVAEGSGDGGVIFRVNNPANGIELSQNNADFMQGYVAYINEDGVHLGKQNYNWEYLDGASLKEPTSTWHHMKIEVNGTTIKVYVDDMKTPKIDFTDNSLTAFTQGKVGVRSNYNNTKFDNFLVRPYEADHSSIQELLDMYKGSGELKDSLYASLSNKLKQSQKHLEKGKEDQAIKFLQDMIKLINNDKNEKLPADKKESLELEIERLIEQL encoded by the coding sequence GTGAGTTTATGGCTCTCTTTACCGTATGCAGCATTTGCATACAGTAACCCAATGGATTTACCAGAATCTTGGACATGGGATAGTGGGGAGTATTATGGAGAAGGGGACCCATTTATTCTAAAGCATAATGGTATTTATTATCTTTATGTTAGTACGGTAGATGATAAAAGTGGTGTGAAAGCTTGGACATCAGAAGATTTGATGGATTGGAAATATGCGGGTCTTGTTACAGAAGAACCTACTACGAAGGCTGCCTATGCACCGGAAGTAGTTTACTGGAATGGTGAATTCTATATGTATACATCTCCAGGTGGAAATGGGCATTATGTGTATAAAAGTTCAAGTCCACTAGGCCCTTTTAAAAAACAAACGGATAACCTTGGGATGGGAATTGATGGACATGTTTTTATTGATGATGATGGTAAATGGTATTTTTATAGTACGGGATCAAACAGAATAGATGCACGCTCCATGCCATCGCCAACTGAATTTGGCAAAGCAACAGATACTGGTGCAAAAATGAATGGCTGGACAGAAGGAGCAACGGTACTGAAAAGAAACGGCAAATACTATATGACGTATACGGGAAATCATATTTGGAATAAAGCATACCGGATTGACTATGGAGTAAGTGATTCTCCTAATGTTGGTTTTACAACAAACAAGGAGCAAAATCCACTACTATTAAATACGGAAGGGGAAAATGTAGGGTTAGGGCATAACACAGTTGTCCGAGGACCAGACCTAGATTCTGACTACATTGTTTACCATAGTCATGCAAACCCTGGGCGCTACATAAACTTTGACCGCATAGCATGGAATGGAGATAAAATGCTAGTGCTAGGACCAACAACCTCTGACCAACCAGATCCTGCATTACCGGATTTTAGTGATCGATTTGCTCGCACTGACATCGGAGAGGATTGGAAAAATGTAAATGGAGGAAAATGGAGTATTACAGATGATTCTTCTAATTGGCTGGAACAGAAGACTTTGGATGATACGAAATGGTATAGACAAGTAAGTAAGGCAGCAACGAATAAGGAATATACGGCAGAATTCAATCTGAAAATGGTAGAAAAAGGGGAGAGTGAAAATCCTCGACTTGGTGTGGTTTTCTCCTACACTGATGAAAAGAACTACGGGACAGCTGTCTTGAGTCCAGAGCATAATCGACTGGAAACTAATTTTGTTGTTGATGGTGAGGAACAAGGCTGGGAGTACGCAGATTTACCAGAAGGCTATGATTACACAAAGCTACATCAAATGAGAGTAGAAAAGTCAGAAGATACATTTAGAATCTTTGTGGATGGCATGCAAAAGCAAACACGAGAGGTTCGCAATATTGGTGCTGGTAGCATTGGCTACACCACATCAGATGTACACGGAGCTTTTGGCTATACAGCTTCTAGTAATAAAGTAGACGGAAGTAACGCCTTTGATGCCTATAAGCCTTTACCAGGAAAAGTTGAGGCGGTTCATTACAATGCTGGTGGCGAAGGAGTTGGGTATCATGACAAGACAAGTAAAGAAGACGTTAATCCGTATCGACAAGATCATGTAGATATTGCTGACGATTCCGACGGCAGTTATTATGTTGAATCAAATGAAAAAGGGGAATGGCTGAAATACAATGTAAATATTGCAGAAGAAGGCTTATATAATCTGGATTTACGAGTAGGCTCATCTTCTAAAGATGCTAAGGTAAGGATCTTGTTAGATGGAAAGACAGATATAACTGGGGATGTAAGTATTCCGCAATCAACCGATTGGAGAACGTTCTCGATCGAAAAGCTGAAATTACCGAAAGGCAAGCATACTTTAACCATGGAAGTGGTAAAGGGTTCGTTTGATTTTTCAAGCTTTAAAGTACAAGGATACAAAGCAGTTGACAGTTTATATGACGATTTTAATGACGGGGATGCAGAAGGATGGGACGAAATAGAGGGGACATGGAAGGTTGGTCCTTTTGAAGAGCAAAATATTGATTTTGATGAATACAAAAAGGTTCCTGGGGTAATTAATGCAGCCTATTACAACACTGGTGGTGAAGGAGTTGCCTATCATGATACGACGGCTGAGAATATTGGTGGCGTATTCAGAAGGGATTCTGTAGATATAAGAACCAATCCGGAAGGCGGCGGATATGCTGTTGGGTGGAATCAGACTGGTGAATGGCTGAAATACAATGTAAATGTGCAAGAAGCTGGCGAATACAATCTTAAGCTGTATGTAGCTACAACCTTCACAAGTGCAAAGGCACGCATCTGGTTAGATGATGAAACAGATTTAACCGGCGTAATTGATGTCCCAGCTACTGGTGGCTGGAACAATTGGCAGCCTGTTATAAAAAATGGAATTACTTTGCCTAAGGGAAATCACACATTGAAACTAGAATTCGTGGAAGGGGAATTTGATTTTACAAAAATGGAATTAACATCCTTTGATATTCCTAGATCACTCCCTGGACTCATTGAAGCGGAAGACTATAACACTGGTGGCCAAAATGTAGCTTATTATGATAAGACAGAAGGAAACGCTGGTGATGAGTACCGCAACGATGATGTGGATATTCGAAAATTATCTGAAGGGGATTATGCAGTTAGCTCGATTCAAACGGGAGAATGGTTAACGTATGATGTAGATATTTTAGAAGAAGGAAGCTATGGACTTGATTTACTTGTTTCCTCTGTAAGCGATGGAGCGAAGGTGAAAATTCTTTTAGATGACGAGATAGATGTAACAGATGAAATTGCTTTGCCGAAAACGGGAAGCGTGGACACTTGGAAGAATGTATCTTTACAGGATATAGCATTACCAGCTGGCAAACATACGTTAAAAGTGGTTGCTGTAGAAGGTGACTTTGAGCTTTCGAAGTTCATGTTCCACCAATTTGATAAGCACAAAAAGCTTCCAGGTAAAATAATGGCAGCCGACTATATTACCGGTGGAGAAGGAGTAGCCTATCACGATAATACAATCGAAAATATTGGGGGAGAGTATCGACAGGATGCAGTAGATATTCGCGTTAACACTGAAGGTGGCTACAACGTTGGATGGAATCAAACAGGAGAATGGTTAAAGTATAATGTTGATATTGCAGAAGCCGGTACTTACGATTTGGCCATAAATGTAGCTACAACCTATAAAGATAGTCAAATCCGCTTATGGCTTGATGATTCAGTTGATTTAACAGGTGTTATTGATGTGCCAAGTACAGGCGATTGGAATACTTGGGGAAATGTTATCAAGGAAGATGTTTCCTTACCAGCTGGAAAGCATACCATTAAAGTGGAAATAGTAAAAGGGGAATATGATTTTAACTATTTTGAGTTCCTAGAGGAAATCGAAGTAACAGAGCCACAAATAATAGGGGAGTACAATGCAAGTAGTGAGACATTTGCCAAATCAGTCATCGGTGAAAAAGAATGGAAAGACTATATTGTGGAAGCCGATGTTAAAGTGGCAGAAGGATCTGGAGACGGAGGAGTCATCTTTAGAGTAAACAATCCTGCTAATGGAATCGAGCTTAGCCAAAATAATGCTGATTTTATGCAAGGATATGTTGCTTATATAAATGAAGACGGAGTCCACCTTGGAAAGCAAAATTATAATTGGGAGTATCTAGATGGTGCTTCACTTAAAGAACCAACATCCACTTGGCATCATATGAAGATTGAAGTGAATGGGACAACGATTAAAGTGTATGTGGATGATATGAAGACACCGAAAATTGATTTTACGGACAATAGTCTTACTGCCTTTACACAAGGAAAAGTAGGGGTAAGATCCAATTATAATAATACGAAGTTTGATAATTTCCTTGTTAGACCATACGAAGCAGATCATTCGTCCATTCAAGAATTATTGGATATGTATAAGGGTTCAGGGGAGCTAAAGGATAGTCTTTATGCGAGCTTGAGCAATAAACTGAAGCAATCCCAAAAACATCTAGAGAAAGGAAAAGAAGACCAAGCAATTAAATTTCTCCAAGATATGATCAAACTGATTAATAATGACAAAAATGAGAAATTGCCTGCTGATAAAAAGGAAAGTCTGGAGTTAGAGATAGAAAGATTGATAGAACAATTGTGA
- a CDS encoding fatty acid desaturase — MNIKNLKQLRNAVAPFEKSTVKTSVWQLINTILPFLLLWIVAYKSLSISYLLTLVFSIAAAGFLVRIFIIFHDCCHFSFFKNRKANKILGTITGILTLFPYSKWQHSHSIHHATSSNLDKRGVGDLWMMTIEEYENASLMVKIQYRLYRNPFIMFILGPIYEFLLANRFNRKGARSKERLNTYVTNISIVLLVVLLGTTLGWSSFLLVQLPIFLISGSVGVWLFYVQHTFEDTYFEEDKNWDYVKAAVEGSSFYRLPKWMQWLTGNIGYHHVHHLSPRVPNYNLEHVHQQTEPLQNVPTITLASSLRSLKFRLWDEKDKKFISFYEWKKQKKALSMSARSEMQ; from the coding sequence ATGAATATTAAAAACTTAAAACAATTGAGAAATGCTGTAGCACCCTTTGAGAAATCCACTGTAAAAACAAGTGTCTGGCAGCTTATCAATACTATTCTACCCTTTTTATTACTTTGGATTGTAGCCTATAAAAGCTTGAGCATTTCCTATCTATTAACCCTTGTGTTTTCAATAGCAGCGGCAGGATTTTTGGTAAGAATTTTTATCATTTTTCACGATTGCTGCCACTTTTCTTTCTTTAAGAACCGTAAGGCCAATAAGATTTTAGGAACAATTACTGGAATCTTAACCTTATTTCCCTATAGTAAATGGCAGCATAGCCATTCTATTCACCATGCAACAAGCAGCAACCTGGATAAGCGCGGAGTTGGCGATTTATGGATGATGACGATAGAGGAGTATGAAAATGCCTCTTTAATGGTAAAAATCCAATATCGTTTATACCGCAATCCGTTCATCATGTTTATATTAGGACCTATTTATGAATTCCTATTAGCTAATCGATTCAACCGTAAAGGAGCTAGATCGAAGGAAAGGTTAAATACGTACGTAACGAATATTTCTATCGTTCTATTAGTAGTTCTTCTTGGAACAACACTTGGCTGGTCTTCTTTCTTGCTCGTCCAGCTGCCGATCTTTCTTATTTCTGGATCTGTTGGGGTATGGCTGTTTTATGTGCAGCATACCTTTGAAGACACTTACTTTGAGGAAGATAAAAATTGGGATTACGTAAAAGCTGCAGTAGAAGGAAGCTCCTTCTATCGCCTTCCAAAATGGATGCAATGGCTGACTGGCAATATTGGCTACCATCATGTGCATCATTTAAGTCCGAGAGTGCCTAATTACAACTTAGAGCATGTCCATCAACAGACGGAGCCTCTTCAGAATGTTCCAACTATAACACTGGCAAGCAGTCTTCGTTCTTTAAAATTCCGTTTATGGGATGAAAAAGACAAAAAGTTTATCAGTTTTTATGAATGGAAAAAACAAAAGAAAGCTCTTTCTATGTCTGCAAGATCTGAAATGCAGTAA
- a CDS encoding PadR family transcriptional regulator: MENITEMLKGVLEGCVLEIISRGETYGYEITQQLRELGFTDVVEGTVYTITMRLEKNNLVDIEKKPSNMGPPRKFYTLNGAGQEQLKMFWAKWEFVSSKITELKTKKSKGDNII, encoded by the coding sequence GTGGAAAATATTACAGAAATGCTAAAAGGAGTGCTTGAGGGGTGTGTGCTTGAGATCATCAGCCGTGGGGAAACTTACGGATATGAAATCACGCAACAGCTGCGAGAACTTGGCTTCACGGATGTAGTGGAAGGAACAGTTTATACGATTACCATGCGGTTGGAAAAAAACAATTTGGTGGATATCGAGAAAAAGCCATCTAATATGGGACCTCCAAGGAAATTTTATACTTTAAATGGAGCTGGCCAAGAGCAACTTAAAATGTTTTGGGCAAAATGGGAATTTGTCTCTAGCAAAATTACTGAACTTAAAACAAAAAAATCAAAAGGGGATAACATTATATGA
- a CDS encoding Crp/Fnr family transcriptional regulator, protein MKEILMKYMEKYTTLKEEEQQAIIEEIVIKEFNKGTYLIKQGDFPTKHCFFVLKGCVRQYHVEVDGKEITTNFFTEEQAIMLVNLEEAGQASNYSLNCLEDCVLVVADVESEQEMYQQYKGLESMTRRMMEAYLIQAQHEYAKFIRSSPEERYKAIIQTRADLLQRVPQHQLASYLGITPESLSRIKKRMQ, encoded by the coding sequence ATGAAAGAAATCCTTATGAAATATATGGAGAAATATACAACGCTAAAGGAAGAAGAGCAGCAGGCGATTATAGAAGAGATAGTAATAAAGGAATTTAATAAGGGGACTTATTTAATTAAACAGGGAGATTTCCCGACTAAGCATTGTTTTTTTGTATTGAAAGGGTGTGTAAGGCAATACCATGTAGAGGTGGATGGAAAAGAAATTACCACCAATTTTTTTACAGAAGAACAAGCAATTATGCTGGTTAATTTGGAAGAAGCGGGTCAAGCATCGAATTACTCCTTAAATTGTTTAGAAGACTGCGTATTGGTTGTTGCAGATGTTGAATCGGAACAAGAAATGTACCAGCAATATAAGGGACTGGAATCTATGACCCGTCGTATGATGGAAGCTTATCTAATTCAAGCGCAACATGAATATGCAAAATTTATTCGTTCTTCCCCTGAAGAGCGCTATAAAGCAATCATTCAAACACGAGCAGATTTACTCCAACGTGTACCCCAACATCAATTGGCAAGCTACCTAGGTATAACCCCTGAGTCATTAAGCAGAATCAAAAAGCGAATGCAATAA
- a CDS encoding response regulator transcription factor codes for MIRIVIAEDQRLLLGALGSLLDLEDDITVVGKAKNGEEAIQLVKEKNPDICIMDIEMPAKTGLEAAEELMSHPCKVIILTTFARSGYFQRALKAGVSAYLLKDSPSDDLANSIRSVMEGRRIYAPELVDDVYKEENPLTEREKEVLTLVANGKNTKEIAQELSIKTGTVRNYISMILDKLEVKNRIEAITRFKEKGWFK; via the coding sequence ATGATCCGGATTGTCATTGCCGAAGACCAACGCCTTCTTCTAGGTGCATTAGGTTCATTGCTTGATTTAGAAGACGATATTACGGTTGTCGGCAAAGCAAAAAATGGAGAAGAAGCCATTCAGCTAGTCAAGGAAAAGAATCCTGATATTTGTATAATGGACATTGAAATGCCTGCTAAAACTGGCTTGGAAGCAGCAGAAGAACTAATGAGCCATCCATGCAAAGTCATTATTTTAACGACCTTTGCCAGATCCGGCTATTTCCAGCGTGCATTGAAAGCTGGCGTATCGGCCTATTTACTCAAGGACAGTCCGAGCGACGATTTGGCAAATAGCATCCGCAGTGTGATGGAAGGAAGAAGAATTTACGCACCAGAACTAGTCGATGACGTATACAAAGAAGAAAATCCCCTCACAGAGCGGGAAAAAGAAGTGCTTACGCTAGTTGCAAATGGCAAAAACACAAAAGAAATCGCCCAAGAACTATCCATTAAGACCGGAACTGTACGAAATTATATCAGCATGATACTCGATAAATTAGAAGTAAAAAACCGAATCGAAGCCATCACTAGGTTTAAGGAAAAAGGCTGGTTTAAATAA
- a CDS encoding CGNR zinc finger domain-containing protein has product MSEMNAYMMVGERLCMDFINTVSWRESTEKRRDWFTSYAKLVDWCIRAEVLTEQQAKALLLKAQEKQSEAGEVLKQTIEMREVMYRIFQSISKGTSPHPLDLKSFNDFVSHFYQTLLVIQEKDHYRLKFMYNEENLDTMLPPILQSAVDLLVSKNDLERVKQCEGDSCGWLFFDTSRNRSRRWCSMADCGNRAKARRFYQK; this is encoded by the coding sequence ATGTCGGAAATGAACGCTTATATGATGGTCGGAGAACGTTTGTGTATGGATTTTATCAATACCGTCAGTTGGAGAGAAAGTACGGAGAAAAGGCGGGATTGGTTTACTAGCTACGCCAAATTGGTCGACTGGTGCATCCGTGCTGAAGTCTTGACCGAACAACAAGCTAAAGCCCTTCTTTTAAAGGCGCAGGAGAAACAGTCTGAAGCTGGAGAAGTTCTAAAACAGACTATCGAAATGCGGGAGGTCATGTATCGAATCTTCCAGTCCATTTCAAAGGGGACATCGCCACATCCGCTAGACCTGAAAAGTTTCAATGATTTTGTAAGCCACTTCTATCAAACTTTGCTTGTAATCCAAGAAAAGGATCATTACAGGTTGAAGTTCATGTATAACGAGGAAAACTTGGACACTATGCTCCCTCCAATTTTACAATCTGCTGTTGATTTACTCGTTTCTAAAAACGACCTGGAACGAGTCAAACAATGTGAGGGGGACTCTTGTGGATGGTTATTCTTTGATACGAGTCGGAACCGGAGCCGGCGTTGGTGTTCAATGGCCGATTGCGGTAATCGAGCTAAAGCACGGCGGTTTTACCAAAAATAA
- a CDS encoding sensor histidine kinase, which translates to MIKRLEILKKSTGISPYIWTLLTILPFYFIFHASAAVDVIAGIILTILFFLFYRIAYLSKGWTIYLWPSLLIGISTIAIYAYSYVYFSFFLSYFIGNIKKRIPFFILYFIHLAVTTFAIYFKIIIGDSLLIKQLPFVLIIWFGVILLPLTIQNRKEKDQLQEKLEDANKRISDLVKLEERQRIARDLHDTLGQKLSLIGLKSDLARKLVYKDPEQARLELKDIQHASRTALNEVRKMVSEMRGIKLKDELLLVKKIVEAAEISLTYDIASNLRISSIAENIISMCLKEAVTNVVRHSNATTCNISINQNKKETIMEIKDNGTTPFKKEDAHKGSGLAGMRERLDFINGTLEITANAGTIVKIVVPRDGKIIEKEDIV; encoded by the coding sequence ATGATAAAAAGATTAGAGATTTTAAAAAAAAGCACCGGCATTTCTCCTTATATTTGGACATTGCTTACCATTTTGCCCTTTTATTTTATATTCCACGCCTCTGCAGCAGTTGATGTGATAGCTGGCATCATCCTAACCATTTTATTTTTTCTATTTTACAGAATTGCGTATCTTTCAAAAGGCTGGACGATCTATTTATGGCCATCCTTATTAATCGGGATATCTACTATCGCCATTTATGCATACAGCTATGTGTATTTTTCTTTTTTTCTTTCCTATTTTATCGGCAATATAAAAAAACGGATTCCCTTTTTTATCCTTTACTTTATACACTTAGCGGTTACAACATTCGCGATTTACTTCAAAATCATCATAGGTGATTCCTTGCTGATAAAGCAGCTTCCCTTTGTGCTAATCATCTGGTTTGGCGTTATTTTATTACCCTTGACCATCCAGAACCGTAAAGAGAAGGATCAGCTACAGGAAAAACTAGAAGATGCGAATAAGCGTATTTCCGATTTAGTAAAACTAGAAGAAAGACAGCGAATTGCCAGAGATCTTCATGATACTCTTGGACAAAAACTATCCCTTATTGGTTTAAAAAGTGATTTAGCAAGAAAGCTAGTTTATAAGGATCCAGAGCAAGCCCGATTGGAACTGAAAGATATTCAGCATGCTTCTAGAACAGCATTAAATGAAGTCAGGAAGATGGTTTCTGAAATGCGTGGCATAAAATTAAAAGACGAGCTCCTCCTCGTCAAAAAAATAGTTGAAGCAGCTGAAATAAGCCTTACTTACGATATAGCTTCCAATCTAAGAATTTCATCGATTGCAGAAAACATTATCAGCATGTGCTTAAAAGAAGCCGTTACAAATGTAGTACGACATAGTAATGCAACCACCTGCAACATAAGCATCAACCAAAATAAAAAAGAAACAATCATGGAAATCAAAGATAATGGAACTACTCCTTTTAAGAAGGAAGATGCTCACAAAGGTAGCGGATTGGCGGGCATGAGAGAACGCTTGGATTTTATCAACGGTACATTAGAGATTACCGCGAACGCTGGAACAATCGTAAAAATAGTCGTTCCACGTGATGGAAAAATAATAGAAAAGGAGGACATAGTATGA
- a CDS encoding NAD(P)-dependent alcohol dehydrogenase has product MKAIISEKYGTPDTLKVGEVDKPIPKDKEVLVKVYASSINFGNLALLTGKPLPVRLAFGLKKPKYRIPGGDIAGVVEAIGKDVTKLQIGNRVYGDLATSGWGAFAEYAAVDEKVLALMPSNLSFTEMAGVPMAGTTAIQAIRDIGKVRAGQNVLIHGASGGVGTFAVQIAKALGAEVTAVVSTRNVDLVKSLGADHVIDYKKDDFVNETKTFDTIFGVNGSQSIFTYKKKLKENGVFIHVGGANSQFYQTMLLGPLLSLFGKKKFIPFLQRPNQQDLVFINGLIEEGKVKPVMDRSYSLKEVPKAFQYFEKGHAQGKVIITIE; this is encoded by the coding sequence ATGAAAGCAATTATTTCGGAAAAGTATGGAACGCCAGATACGCTTAAAGTAGGGGAGGTAGATAAGCCTATACCTAAAGATAAGGAAGTACTTGTAAAAGTTTATGCATCATCCATTAATTTTGGCAATCTTGCTCTTTTAACAGGAAAACCGCTGCCAGTGCGGTTGGCATTTGGACTTAAGAAACCGAAATATCGTATTCCTGGTGGAGACATCGCAGGAGTAGTGGAGGCTATAGGGAAGGATGTTACTAAACTACAGATTGGAAATCGGGTATATGGTGACTTAGCTACTAGCGGCTGGGGTGCCTTTGCAGAGTATGCTGCTGTGGATGAAAAAGTATTGGCTTTAATGCCTAGTAATCTATCGTTTACAGAAATGGCCGGCGTCCCAATGGCAGGAACCACTGCAATACAAGCGATTAGAGATATAGGCAAGGTAAGGGCTGGACAAAATGTACTAATTCATGGTGCATCAGGTGGTGTAGGAACATTTGCTGTCCAAATCGCAAAGGCATTGGGTGCAGAAGTAACAGCGGTGGTCAGTACGAGAAACGTCGACCTTGTAAAATCCCTTGGAGCTGATCATGTGATTGATTATAAAAAAGATGATTTTGTCAATGAAACTAAGACCTTTGATACGATATTCGGAGTGAACGGATCCCAATCTATTTTTACCTATAAGAAAAAGCTAAAAGAAAATGGCGTATTCATTCATGTTGGTGGAGCTAATAGTCAATTCTATCAAACGATGCTATTAGGTCCCTTGTTATCCCTATTTGGAAAAAAGAAATTTATCCCCTTCCTGCAGAGACCAAATCAACAAGATTTAGTTTTTATAAATGGGCTAATAGAAGAAGGGAAAGTAAAGCCAGTAATGGATAGAAGCTATTCTCTAAAGGAGGTTCCAAAAGCATTTCAATATTTCGAAAAAGGGCATGCACAGGGAAAAGTGATTATTACAATAGAATAG
- a CDS encoding dihydropteridine reductase gives MQIYWTKINKIVEETPEVKTYQLELPKDFTWEEGSHTHFALKGFNAGEKPNRSLIRHMSISSLPHENTIGITTRIREQCSEFKSILRDLEVGNEVAIFKTHSNLPLKREGKNVYLLSSGVGLATFRPIVLEFFERADNVNHIHSLNIDSSKAFLFTDIFTSAPDKKFKAQFTDNRKDYYEEVKNLAADKDGLFYVVGSDDFLLQNIEVLREQGIKPEQIMLDKREQELPKFLSIESTL, from the coding sequence ATGCAAATATACTGGACGAAAATAAATAAGATTGTTGAGGAAACGCCTGAGGTTAAAACGTATCAACTTGAGCTTCCGAAAGACTTTACATGGGAAGAAGGTTCCCACACTCATTTTGCACTGAAAGGCTTCAATGCTGGAGAAAAACCAAACCGCAGCTTAATTCGTCATATGTCCATCTCTTCCTTACCGCACGAAAATACAATCGGAATTACGACACGCATAAGAGAGCAGTGCTCGGAGTTTAAATCGATTTTAAGAGATCTTGAAGTTGGCAATGAGGTTGCAATATTTAAAACGCATTCGAATTTACCGCTGAAAAGGGAAGGCAAAAATGTTTACCTGCTATCATCAGGTGTTGGTCTGGCAACTTTTAGACCGATTGTGCTGGAGTTTTTCGAACGTGCTGACAACGTCAATCACATTCATTCTCTAAACATTGATTCATCAAAAGCTTTCTTATTCACCGATATTTTTACATCTGCACCTGACAAGAAGTTCAAGGCACAATTCACTGATAATCGTAAAGACTATTACGAAGAAGTGAAAAATCTTGCTGCAGACAAGGATGGTCTCTTCTATGTTGTTGGCAGCGATGACTTCCTTCTGCAGAATATTGAAGTACTGCGTGAACAGGGCATCAAGCCAGAACAGATTATGCTCGATAAGCGTGAACAAGAATTGCCTAAGTTTTTATCCATTGAATCGACTCTTTAA